Proteins from a genomic interval of Lacticaseibacillus pabuli:
- a CDS encoding amino acid permease: MIALGGSIGTGLFVASGSAISKAGPGGAILAYAAIGIMVYFLMTSLGEMATFMPVSGSFAEYATRFVDPAVGFALGWNYWFNWAITLAVDVSTTAIVMQFWFPHVPGWLFSLGFLLIIFLINIISVRSFGETEYWLSMVKVITVLVFLAVGILTIVGILGDGRVDGLRNYTMGDAPFHGGWTSALSVFVVAGFSFQGTELIGITAGESATPEKSIPKAIKQVFWRILLFYILAIAVIAAIIPYTSPNLLGSSASDVAISPFTLVFKRIGLAGAASVMNAVILTSVVSSANSGMYASTRMLWAMGGTKFAPRIFSKTNNRGVPLPALLLTTAVGTLTFLTSIMGPGVYQLLVAASGLTGLIAWLGIAISHYRFRRAFIAQGHALSELKYHAKWFPLGPILACVMGIAVILGQDLASVQRFDWSKLLVSYMSILLFLVLYIWYKVRHKTHVIPLKDVDLRTHHEIHHE, translated from the coding sequence ATGATTGCCCTGGGTGGAAGCATCGGAACAGGATTGTTTGTTGCCAGTGGCTCGGCAATTTCCAAGGCGGGGCCCGGCGGTGCAATTCTGGCCTATGCCGCCATTGGGATTATGGTTTATTTCTTGATGACGAGCCTGGGTGAGATGGCGACATTTATGCCAGTCTCAGGATCATTTGCGGAGTATGCCACGCGCTTTGTTGATCCGGCAGTCGGTTTTGCCCTGGGCTGGAATTACTGGTTTAACTGGGCGATTACCTTAGCGGTTGATGTCTCCACGACGGCAATCGTCATGCAGTTCTGGTTTCCACACGTACCAGGGTGGCTGTTCAGCCTCGGCTTTTTGCTCATCATTTTTTTGATTAACATCATCTCGGTGCGGTCCTTTGGCGAAACCGAATACTGGCTATCGATGGTAAAAGTGATCACCGTGTTGGTGTTCTTAGCCGTTGGGATATTAACAATTGTCGGTATCTTAGGTGATGGTCGGGTCGATGGCCTACGTAATTACACCATGGGCGATGCCCCATTCCACGGCGGCTGGACGAGTGCATTGTCTGTGTTTGTCGTTGCGGGGTTCTCTTTCCAGGGAACTGAACTGATTGGGATCACCGCGGGCGAATCCGCGACGCCAGAAAAGAGTATTCCCAAGGCCATTAAACAAGTCTTTTGGCGGATTCTACTCTTCTATATTCTGGCTATTGCAGTGATTGCGGCAATTATTCCTTACACGAGCCCTAACTTGCTGGGTTCAAGTGCATCCGATGTTGCCATTTCACCGTTCACTCTCGTGTTTAAACGCATTGGGTTGGCTGGTGCAGCCAGTGTGATGAACGCCGTCATTCTCACGTCGGTTGTTTCATCGGCAAATTCTGGCATGTATGCGTCGACCCGTATGTTGTGGGCGATGGGCGGCACCAAATTTGCGCCACGAATTTTTAGTAAGACCAATAACCGTGGTGTGCCATTACCGGCGTTACTCTTGACGACTGCGGTGGGGACACTGACGTTTTTAACCTCCATCATGGGGCCAGGCGTTTATCAGCTACTCGTTGCGGCGTCTGGTTTGACTGGCTTGATTGCTTGGCTCGGAATTGCAATTTCCCATTACCGGTTCCGCCGTGCTTTCATCGCACAGGGTCACGCACTCTCGGAGCTGAAGTATCATGCAAAGTGGTTCCCGCTTGGACCAATTCTTGCATGCGTAATGGGGATTGCGGTGATCCTTGGGCAGGATTTGGCATCCGTGCAGCGTTTCGATTGGAGTAAACTGTTGGTTTCGTACATGTCAATTCTGTTGTTCCTTGTCCTATACATTTGGTACAAGGTCCGGCACAAAACGCATGTCATTCCGCTGAAAGACGTTGACTTGCGGACCCATCATGAAATTCATCACGAATAA
- a CDS encoding aldo/keto reductase translates to MYLANENRYDTMPLRHAGKSGLVLPPVSLGLWRHFSSADSFLDRREVILAAFDAGIFNFDVADHYGTPDEGSSERLLGRLLASDLKPYRDELVVSTKVGYEIHPGPFGNGTSRKAIMNNIDGSLRRLQTDYVDIYYAHRFDDQVPVAETVRALDDVVRQGKALYIGISNFDNDQSAEAIKLFHELGTPIVLNQMSYNMFNRDVETSGLLDTLRQEGVGLIAYGPLSEGLLSDRYLDGIPADFPIHHTNADTLKQGRAAVQEKLQQLNALAHDRDQTLSQMALSWLLRDPVVTSVIIGTTSVQHLQENVDAAQHTDFTPDELTAIDKILK, encoded by the coding sequence ATGTATTTAGCAAACGAAAACCGGTATGATACGATGCCGTTGCGTCACGCCGGGAAAAGTGGCTTAGTGTTGCCACCAGTTTCTTTGGGACTCTGGCGTCACTTCAGTAGCGCAGATTCATTTCTCGATCGTCGTGAGGTCATTCTCGCTGCATTTGATGCGGGCATCTTCAATTTTGATGTTGCCGATCATTATGGCACACCAGATGAGGGATCCAGTGAACGCCTCCTCGGGCGCCTGCTTGCCAGTGATTTGAAGCCATACCGGGATGAACTGGTGGTTTCAACTAAAGTCGGGTATGAAATCCATCCGGGGCCATTTGGAAATGGAACCTCACGCAAAGCAATCATGAATAATATTGATGGCTCTTTGCGCCGCCTGCAAACCGATTACGTTGATATCTACTACGCGCACCGGTTCGACGACCAAGTACCTGTTGCGGAAACGGTTCGGGCGTTGGACGATGTTGTGCGCCAGGGCAAGGCGTTATACATCGGTATTTCAAACTTTGATAACGACCAGTCAGCTGAAGCCATTAAGTTGTTCCACGAACTCGGGACACCAATTGTGCTCAATCAGATGAGCTACAACATGTTTAACCGCGATGTTGAGACAAGCGGTTTGCTTGATACTTTACGTCAGGAGGGTGTTGGCCTGATTGCTTACGGTCCACTGTCAGAGGGATTGCTGTCCGACCGTTATCTTGATGGTATTCCAGCAGACTTTCCAATTCACCACACGAATGCGGACACCTTGAAGCAGGGCCGCGCAGCCGTGCAGGAGAAGTTGCAGCAATTAAATGCATTGGCCCATGACCGTGATCAAACCTTATCTCAGATGGCATTGTCGTGGTTGCTCCGTGACCCAGTCGTGACGAGTGTCATCATCGGGACGACCAGTGTGCAGCATTTACAGGAGAACGTCGATGCTGCACAGCACACCGACTTTACACCAGATGAATTGACCGCTATTGATAAAATTTTGAAGTAA
- a CDS encoding GGDEF domain-containing protein: protein MSTLWVTVIFTATLITNIIGFLGTLSLIYWVGDVKTGKVLKYHDEIQYGISLVFIGYVFMQYAINVQFRPVIYRLDLVFTNVLICASFIFCLIMISRVYWVVIAALTAGFMFVAYGITRQALIAFAVEVVVQYLLARFGRQIWSRRDIIYLLFVVYACAAIAGIAFLGHHDWEFWTREILALAIEGVVFYEYARLIINRRRKADQFRQAATTDTMTGLRNFGTFNEDLAQHYARFIAGGKPYALFELDVDHFKHINDQYGHLKGNEVLVKVAQTISQYAAELENEATAYRMGGEEFGLLIAGADTEVDMRGVLVAQELQQRLRGLRFDSPQGKFSITISVGEDISSQDDHNFIAIYNRTDHYLYEAKNAGRDRINVRGQRLSLN, encoded by the coding sequence ATGTCGACCTTGTGGGTTACCGTGATATTTACTGCCACTTTGATTACTAATATCATTGGCTTTTTAGGAACACTGTCGTTAATTTATTGGGTCGGAGATGTGAAAACGGGCAAGGTCCTTAAATATCATGATGAAATTCAGTACGGTATTAGCCTGGTCTTTATAGGTTATGTGTTCATGCAGTACGCGATTAACGTGCAGTTTCGTCCGGTAATTTATCGACTGGACCTCGTGTTTACGAACGTCTTGATTTGCGCCTCGTTTATCTTTTGTCTGATTATGATTTCCAGGGTGTACTGGGTGGTTATTGCTGCTCTGACGGCTGGCTTCATGTTCGTGGCTTATGGGATTACGCGTCAGGCACTCATTGCTTTTGCAGTTGAAGTGGTTGTGCAGTACCTGCTGGCACGATTTGGACGGCAGATTTGGTCTCGCCGGGATATTATCTATTTGCTATTTGTGGTCTATGCGTGTGCAGCAATTGCCGGGATCGCTTTTCTTGGCCATCATGACTGGGAGTTCTGGACACGTGAAATCCTGGCGTTAGCCATTGAGGGTGTAGTCTTTTATGAATATGCGCGGCTAATTATCAACCGCCGCCGTAAAGCAGACCAGTTCCGTCAGGCTGCGACAACTGATACCATGACGGGGCTGAGAAACTTCGGCACCTTTAATGAAGATTTGGCACAACATTACGCGCGGTTTATTGCGGGCGGAAAGCCATATGCCCTGTTTGAGCTAGATGTTGACCATTTCAAGCATATTAATGATCAGTACGGGCATCTTAAGGGGAATGAAGTACTGGTGAAGGTTGCGCAAACAATTTCCCAATACGCCGCCGAGCTGGAAAACGAAGCGACTGCCTACCGAATGGGTGGCGAAGAATTCGGCTTACTTATTGCCGGTGCTGATACCGAGGTCGATATGCGTGGTGTGCTTGTGGCACAGGAGTTACAACAACGTCTGCGCGGGCTGCGATTTGACAGTCCTCAGGGCAAGTTTAGTATCACAATTTCAGTTGGTGAAGACATCTCGTCACAAGATGACCACAACTTTATTGCAATTTATAACCGCACAGACCATTACCTCTATGAAGCGAAAAACGCAGGTCGTGACCGGATTAATGTGCGTGGACAACGTCTGTCACTTAACTAA
- a CDS encoding rhodanese-like domain-containing protein — MNSITTNELAKLLAVQPITLLDVREPDEYAAGHIAEAQLLPLGNLPQMVGNLSKQSQLYVICRSGRRSQMAVDFLTDQGYTAVNVTGGMNAWTGEVESTD; from the coding sequence ATGAATAGTATTACGACCAATGAATTGGCGAAACTGCTAGCGGTTCAGCCCATCACGTTGCTGGATGTGCGTGAACCGGATGAGTACGCTGCCGGCCACATTGCAGAGGCGCAACTGCTACCGCTTGGCAATCTGCCACAAATGGTGGGTAACCTCAGTAAGCAGAGTCAACTGTACGTCATTTGCCGCTCCGGACGAAGGTCACAGATGGCTGTCGATTTTTTGACGGATCAGGGGTATACAGCCGTCAATGTGACAGGTGGTATGAATGCATGGACGGGCGAGGTTGAGTCAACTGACTAG
- a CDS encoding aminopeptidase C → MDKSISLAQINQCRLDLANTPGSAALAKATANVGPYAASHGQFEDTTQPAAFSDEIETGAVTNQKCSGRCWLFSDLNTMRHFTSEKFGIEDLEFSQNYLSFFDRLEKANLFLEHVISTAREPLTNRTLSIYLEGPDNDGGYYENAVALVQKYGVVPKSVMPETVSSENTTEVSATLNLKLRRSAVQLRQQAADGAGDEALRDSKDAILSDIYRILAYSFGNPPTTFDFEYRDKDKKFHADRNLTPMSFFNKYIGWNLDDYVTILSTPEQGKEYYKSYGLPALDSVVGGRAIKMVNVPQDVLEQLAVNQIQSGETVWFGNDVLADMDRTTGTLHGGLFDLNGLFDADFKLDKGNRFATGQAMVSHAMTLTGVDLVDGKPSKWKVENSWGSDRGRKGYFTADAAWFKDYVYQVVIKKSLLPQDILDAYAQDAIDLPAWDSLR, encoded by the coding sequence ATGGATAAAAGTATCTCACTTGCACAAATCAACCAGTGCCGTCTCGACCTAGCCAACACACCAGGCAGTGCCGCGCTTGCAAAAGCAACCGCGAACGTTGGGCCTTACGCTGCCAGTCATGGTCAGTTTGAAGACACGACGCAACCGGCCGCATTTTCAGATGAAATCGAAACTGGTGCTGTCACGAACCAAAAGTGCAGCGGCCGTTGCTGGCTATTCAGTGACCTGAACACCATGCGGCACTTTACGAGTGAAAAATTTGGCATTGAAGATTTAGAGTTCTCGCAGAATTACCTCTCATTCTTTGACCGCCTCGAAAAGGCCAACTTGTTCCTCGAGCACGTCATTAGCACGGCTCGCGAGCCTTTGACTAACCGTACCCTGTCCATTTACCTGGAGGGTCCCGACAATGATGGTGGCTACTACGAAAACGCCGTCGCATTGGTTCAAAAATACGGTGTTGTTCCCAAGTCCGTCATGCCTGAAACTGTCAGCTCTGAGAATACAACTGAGGTGTCAGCAACGCTGAACCTAAAGTTGCGTCGTTCAGCCGTTCAATTACGGCAACAAGCTGCGGATGGTGCGGGTGACGAAGCCTTGCGTGACAGCAAGGATGCCATTTTGAGCGATATTTACCGGATCTTGGCTTACAGTTTTGGCAACCCACCAACAACTTTTGACTTTGAATACCGGGATAAGGACAAGAAATTCCACGCGGACCGCAACCTCACCCCGATGTCTTTCTTCAATAAATACATTGGCTGGAACCTGGATGATTACGTCACTATCCTGAGCACACCTGAGCAAGGTAAGGAATACTACAAGAGCTATGGCCTGCCCGCATTGGACTCTGTCGTCGGCGGTCGTGCCATTAAGATGGTTAACGTCCCCCAAGATGTCCTCGAACAGCTTGCCGTCAATCAAATTCAAAGTGGCGAAACAGTTTGGTTTGGCAATGATGTCCTCGCCGACATGGACCGGACGACTGGTACCTTGCACGGTGGTCTCTTCGACCTGAACGGTTTGTTCGACGCTGATTTCAAGCTGGACAAAGGCAATCGTTTCGCAACCGGCCAGGCCATGGTCAGCCACGCGATGACCCTCACCGGGGTTGACCTGGTTGATGGCAAGCCTAGCAAGTGGAAGGTTGAAAATTCATGGGGCAGTGACCGCGGTCGTAAGGGTTACTTCACAGCTGATGCCGCTTGGTTCAAGGATTACGTTTACCAGGTTGTCATCAAGAAGTCACTACTTCCCCAGGATATCTTGGACGCATACGCACAAGACGCCATCGACCTTCCTGCATGGGACAGCCTGCGTTAG
- a CDS encoding aminopeptidase C — protein sequence MSKAISNENIVQYAKDLAATPAAAALQKTVMNNGILKSAENTDSKVKMTPVFSIDLETGAVANQKQSGRCWMFAALNTMRHSIQAQFKIKDFELSQNYTFFWDKFEKANYFYENVLATADQPTDSRKVAFLMTTPQQDGGQWDMLTAIIDKYGIVPKSVMPETYSSSKSSELNATLNLKLRKDAVALRQMVADKASEQAIEDTKSKFLSEVYRILAYTLGNPPTEFDFEYRDDDKNYHIDQKLTPQSFYKKYINWDLNQYQSLINSPTADKPYNHLYTVEMLGNVLGGREVRHYNLAIDDFKAAAIKQLEAGESVWFGSDVGKESDRQLGIMDPNIYDQDGLFNTSFAMTKAERLDYAQSLMTHAMVLTGVDIVNGKPTKWKVENSWGDKVGDKGYFVASDAWFDEYVYQIVVNKKFLAQADQDTIKAEYDKPTLLAPWDPMGALA from the coding sequence ATGAGTAAAGCAATTTCTAACGAAAACATCGTGCAGTATGCCAAGGACCTGGCCGCAACGCCAGCAGCCGCAGCACTGCAGAAAACCGTTATGAACAACGGGATTCTCAAGAGTGCTGAAAACACCGACAGCAAGGTTAAGATGACGCCTGTCTTCTCAATTGATCTTGAGACTGGCGCCGTTGCCAACCAGAAGCAGTCCGGCCGTTGCTGGATGTTTGCCGCCCTGAACACCATGCGTCATTCAATCCAGGCACAGTTCAAAATCAAAGACTTCGAACTTTCACAGAACTACACTTTCTTCTGGGACAAGTTCGAAAAGGCCAACTACTTTTACGAAAACGTTCTGGCCACCGCTGACCAGCCAACTGACTCTCGTAAAGTCGCCTTCCTGATGACTACCCCTCAGCAGGATGGTGGCCAATGGGATATGCTCACGGCAATTATCGACAAGTACGGGATTGTGCCTAAGTCCGTCATGCCTGAAACCTACTCCTCTTCCAAGAGTAGCGAACTGAACGCAACCTTGAACCTCAAGTTGCGTAAGGACGCCGTTGCCCTTCGCCAGATGGTCGCTGACAAGGCAAGCGAACAGGCCATCGAAGACACGAAGAGCAAGTTCCTCTCCGAAGTCTACCGGATTCTGGCTTACACGCTGGGCAACCCACCTACAGAATTCGACTTCGAATACCGCGATGACGATAAGAATTACCACATCGACCAGAAGTTGACCCCACAGTCCTTCTACAAGAAGTACATCAACTGGGATCTGAACCAGTACCAGTCCCTGATCAACTCCCCAACCGCTGACAAGCCATACAACCACTTGTACACCGTTGAAATGTTAGGTAACGTTCTTGGCGGCCGTGAAGTGCGCCACTACAACCTGGCAATCGATGACTTCAAGGCCGCTGCAATCAAGCAGCTCGAAGCCGGCGAATCAGTTTGGTTCGGTAGTGATGTGGGTAAGGAATCCGACCGTCAACTCGGGATTATGGACCCTAACATCTACGACCAGGACGGTCTCTTCAACACTAGTTTTGCGATGACCAAGGCAGAACGCCTCGATTACGCCCAGAGCCTCATGACCCACGCCATGGTTCTCACCGGTGTTGATATTGTGAACGGCAAGCCAACCAAGTGGAAGGTTGAAAACTCTTGGGGCGACAAGGTCGGCGACAAGGGTTACTTCGTTGCTTCCGATGCCTGGTTTGACGAATACGTCTACCAGATCGTGGTCAACAAGAAGTTCTTGGCACAGGCTGATCAGGACACCATCAAGGCTGAATACGACAAGCCAACCTTGCTTGCACCATGGGATCCAATGGGTGCACTTGCATAA
- a CDS encoding aminotransferase class I/II-fold pyridoxal phosphate-dependent enzyme, with product MPNTKQSLLKDLDHLYDGLGANPIRVFDAEANKIDGVVKLTLGEPDFNVPEHIKQAAIDSINNNESHYGPSNGWPKLRQAATHFLKDRYALDYDPDSELVVTVGATEGLHACLDTLLNPGDKVLMPSPTFSLYDQLIRINGAEPVYINTAATDFVLTPEQLEAALAQEGPRVKAILLNFPSNPTGVTYSKAQVEAIAKVVAKTDIAVISDEIYSELTYGSTHYSFAKALPEQTLLINGVSKSHAMTGWRIGIIAGPAELMKRVMLAHAFDVTVASNPAMAGATEAFATEAGRQDSLAMKAEYIKRRDYVVAEMRDMGFTIPEPTGAFYVFAKIPAGCIQDDQEFCYDLLRKNKLAVIAGGGFGPGGEAHIRVSYAASMATLQEAMKRLRAYVTANQSTHK from the coding sequence ATGCCAAATACAAAACAATCATTGCTCAAAGATTTGGATCACTTGTACGACGGACTGGGGGCCAACCCCATCCGAGTGTTTGATGCAGAAGCCAACAAGATTGACGGCGTGGTGAAACTGACGCTCGGGGAACCTGACTTCAACGTTCCTGAACATATCAAGCAGGCTGCTATCGACTCCATCAACAACAACGAATCGCACTATGGCCCGTCAAACGGTTGGCCCAAGTTGCGCCAGGCTGCGACCCACTTTCTCAAGGATCGTTACGCACTGGACTACGACCCGGACAGCGAACTGGTCGTCACAGTTGGCGCTACCGAGGGCCTGCACGCTTGCCTAGACACGCTGCTGAATCCTGGCGACAAGGTGTTAATGCCAAGTCCGACCTTCTCACTCTACGATCAGCTCATCCGGATTAACGGTGCCGAGCCCGTGTACATCAACACGGCGGCAACAGACTTTGTCCTGACGCCTGAGCAACTGGAAGCTGCACTAGCTCAGGAAGGTCCCCGCGTTAAAGCCATCCTGTTAAACTTCCCATCCAACCCCACTGGTGTAACCTACAGCAAAGCCCAGGTTGAAGCCATCGCGAAGGTCGTTGCGAAAACTGACATTGCCGTCATCTCGGATGAAATTTACTCCGAACTCACTTACGGCAGCACCCATTACTCATTTGCCAAGGCATTGCCGGAGCAAACCTTGCTCATTAACGGGGTGTCCAAGTCGCACGCCATGACGGGTTGGCGCATTGGGATTATCGCGGGTCCAGCTGAGCTCATGAAGCGGGTCATGCTGGCCCACGCCTTTGATGTCACCGTCGCTTCCAACCCAGCAATGGCCGGAGCCACTGAGGCCTTTGCCACCGAAGCCGGCCGTCAGGACTCCCTCGCGATGAAGGCTGAATACATCAAGCGGCGTGATTACGTTGTCGCCGAGATGCGTGACATGGGCTTCACCATTCCGGAACCCACCGGCGCCTTCTACGTCTTCGCCAAAATTCCCGCCGGCTGCATTCAGGACGACCAGGAATTTTGCTACGACCTGTTGCGCAAGAACAAGTTGGCCGTTATCGCTGGCGGCGGTTTTGGTCCTGGCGGTGAGGCACACATTCGCGTCAGCTACGCCGCATCCATGGCAACCTTACAAGAGGCCATGAAACGGTTGCGCGCCTACGTTACTGCTAATCAAAGTACGCATAAGTAA
- a CDS encoding L-lactate dehydrogenase has protein sequence MTRKVAIIGVGHVGATVAHNLILNGRVDDLTLIDINEDKVKADELDFRDAMANLDYHTKLHVNDYSQLKDCEVIISAIGDIEIQKIKLDRFAEVAFTSTQVKIVAQQIKDSGFNGVLIDISNPCDIQTMIYQKITGLPATQVIGTGTLLDSARMQRAVGEALNIDPRGVHGYNLGEHGNSQFTAWSTVNVLGQPIEELAADNDDIDLDAIDHEARIGGYHVMLGKHYTNYAIAAATTRLINAVLSDANSQLPVSNYRPEFDCYLSYPAIVGRRGVVQPVDLPLTEEEQTKLAQSAAFIKGRYDAIMRGDLATASASSN, from the coding sequence ATGACTCGTAAAGTAGCTATTATCGGCGTTGGCCACGTTGGCGCAACCGTCGCACATAATTTAATTCTAAATGGTCGCGTTGACGATCTCACCCTCATTGATATCAACGAGGACAAGGTCAAGGCCGATGAACTCGACTTCCGGGACGCCATGGCCAATCTGGACTATCACACCAAACTGCACGTCAATGACTACAGCCAACTGAAGGATTGTGAAGTCATCATCTCCGCAATTGGCGACATCGAAATCCAGAAGATTAAACTCGACCGTTTCGCCGAAGTCGCCTTCACGTCAACGCAGGTCAAGATTGTCGCGCAACAGATTAAGGACTCCGGGTTCAACGGCGTGCTGATTGACATCTCCAACCCCTGCGACATCCAAACTATGATTTACCAGAAGATTACGGGCCTACCCGCAACACAAGTCATCGGCACAGGCACCCTGCTCGACTCAGCGCGGATGCAACGCGCGGTCGGCGAAGCCCTCAACATCGATCCCCGCGGTGTTCACGGATACAACTTGGGCGAACACGGCAACTCACAATTCACCGCCTGGTCCACCGTCAACGTGCTCGGTCAGCCCATCGAGGAACTGGCCGCTGACAACGACGACATCGATTTGGACGCCATCGACCACGAAGCACGCATCGGCGGTTACCACGTGATGCTGGGTAAGCATTACACCAATTACGCCATTGCGGCCGCAACCACACGGCTCATCAATGCGGTGTTGAGCGATGCTAACTCACAGTTACCCGTTTCGAACTACCGGCCGGAATTTGATTGCTACCTCTCCTACCCAGCGATTGTCGGGCGCCGCGGTGTGGTGCAGCCAGTCGATTTACCGCTAACTGAGGAAGAACAGACTAAGTTGGCACAGTCTGCGGCCTTCATCAAAGGACGCTACGACGCCATCATGCGCGGCGATCTCGCGACTGCCAGCGCTTCGTCTAACTAA
- a CDS encoding GNAT family N-acetyltransferase codes for MATYTFREVTDPDRSAYTNLLLAGDSDPAVLGEYQNTGALFELVDDQCTVAVALMIPVDANTIELKNIAVISRYRSQGVGREMMTHLVQHYTDQYQRMIVGTADASVSNHLFYLKNGFRFYGVRRDFFNHYNPPLIENGVRLRDMVMFERFL; via the coding sequence ATGGCCACTTACACGTTTCGTGAAGTCACCGACCCCGACAGGTCTGCTTACACGAATTTACTTTTAGCGGGCGATAGTGACCCCGCCGTCCTTGGCGAGTACCAAAATACCGGTGCCCTATTTGAGCTCGTGGATGATCAATGCACGGTTGCCGTTGCGCTGATGATTCCCGTTGATGCCAACACAATTGAACTCAAGAACATCGCCGTCATTTCCCGCTACCGCAGCCAAGGTGTTGGCCGTGAAATGATGACGCACCTGGTCCAACATTACACCGATCAATATCAGCGGATGATTGTTGGTACCGCCGATGCTAGTGTCAGCAACCACCTGTTTTACCTCAAGAATGGTTTCCGGTTTTACGGCGTGCGGCGTGATTTCTTTAACCACTACAACCCCCCGCTCATCGAAAACGGTGTCCGCCTGCGCGACATGGTCATGTTTGAACGCTTTCTATAG